A single window of Candidatus Eremiobacterota bacterium DNA harbors:
- a CDS encoding tetratricopeptide repeat protein, whose amino-acid sequence MSLFEKYFGKQTLLEALQKNDLKTARRIVDSGNFDTAERASDGTTVLILASMHGDPHIIKALLDHGADPNEAGQRGVAPLHACANTGNIECAKLLIEKGADVNSRTTGQKESVLYYALRKNHGAMVELLLSSGADPREMLRFEIMKKGQEAYKVHMSGDLALAERLYHEAIARAGAELGPHDFSTAELRHYHADILRDSGRIREAEAVYLQVLEDYRAALSPDDHRIGTCYHDLCGVCLERREYEKALEYCSKGLSIRMAQAVGDERVLQLAQSLNVYGQICIELNAMEEANKHLVQALNLRAEILGRLHPDSQLTLNNVAHMYARQGQADKAQGLLEAIRTAAHQSNDPIHPKLLLNLGDLYRDAARVQEARDVYNEALFLAEQHFGPNCDDAMDARKSLAGLNVN is encoded by the coding sequence ATGAGTCTCTTTGAAAAATACTTCGGAAAACAGACGCTCCTGGAAGCCCTCCAGAAGAACGATTTGAAGACTGCCCGCAGGATTGTGGACAGCGGGAACTTCGACACCGCAGAGAGGGCTTCAGACGGAACCACAGTCCTTATTCTGGCATCAATGCATGGCGATCCCCATATCATAAAGGCCCTGCTTGACCATGGAGCCGACCCCAACGAAGCGGGGCAGAGGGGCGTTGCACCCCTTCATGCATGCGCCAATACGGGGAATATTGAATGCGCAAAGCTGCTCATTGAAAAAGGCGCCGACGTCAACTCCCGTACTACCGGCCAGAAAGAATCGGTCCTTTACTATGCCCTGAGAAAAAACCATGGCGCGATGGTGGAGCTCCTCCTCTCCTCAGGCGCAGATCCCAGGGAAATGCTGCGCTTCGAGATTATGAAGAAAGGCCAGGAGGCCTACAAAGTCCATATGAGCGGCGACCTTGCCCTCGCGGAGAGACTTTATCACGAAGCCATCGCCAGGGCAGGAGCCGAGCTCGGTCCCCATGATTTCAGCACCGCCGAGCTCCGGCACTATCATGCCGATATCCTCAGGGATTCTGGGCGCATCAGGGAGGCAGAGGCAGTGTATCTGCAGGTCCTCGAGGACTACCGGGCGGCACTGTCACCTGATGACCACCGGATAGGCACCTGCTATCATGACCTCTGCGGTGTCTGCCTGGAGCGCAGGGAGTACGAAAAAGCCCTTGAGTACTGCTCAAAAGGCCTTTCAATAAGGATGGCTCAGGCCGTGGGCGATGAGAGAGTTCTGCAGCTTGCACAGAGCCTCAATGTCTATGGGCAGATCTGCATCGAGCTCAACGCCATGGAAGAAGCCAATAAGCACCTCGTGCAGGCCCTGAACCTGAGGGCTGAAATCCTTGGGCGCCTTCATCCCGATTCGCAGCTCACTCTCAATAACGTCGCCCACATGTATGCGAGGCAGGGCCAGGCGGACAAGGCGCAGGGACTCCTTGAGGCAATAAGGACTGCCGCCCATCAGAGCAATGATCCCATCCATCCGAAGCTCCTTCTCAACCTGGGCGACCTTTACAGAGATGCCGCCCGTGTGCAGGAAGCACGCGACGTCTATAACGAGGCGCTTTTCCTGGCAGAGCAGCACTTCGGCCCCAACTGCGACGACGCCATGGACGCGAGAAAATCGCTGGCAGGCCTCAATGTGAACTGA
- a CDS encoding thermonuclease family protein, with translation MKKVTILTITLLVLMAASVFAESFTGVVVSIEDGNNILVKNGSGISKVKIDGVVCPELEQEYGQETKLFMEEQLWGKEVWVDVKSKDHYGRYVANVKSGNEDVALTLAKNGMAWYNQKAFSPAVAAAEKESRASRTGLWASENPVSPWAFRQAKLGIIPDRTGKPVGISKGGFGFSGVTGGYGYAPCAKASFGDKPIAGGYFGSSKGYYGNGSGYYAGRAQSFGDSGVKRGYYDNGGRGYNGISRGYGFNHNEKGYGFPPVSTPPKGWRSVVSTTTPGCGGPAATTSPGCGNFKFGDPPLSSSPAAGGPGGSRWDR, from the coding sequence ATGAAAAAGGTAACAATCCTCACAATAACCCTCCTGGTCCTGATGGCGGCCTCAGTGTTCGCTGAGTCCTTCACAGGCGTTGTCGTCTCGATAGAGGACGGCAACAACATCCTTGTGAAAAACGGATCAGGAATCTCCAAGGTGAAAATTGACGGTGTCGTATGCCCGGAGCTTGAGCAGGAATACGGCCAGGAAACCAAGCTCTTCATGGAAGAGCAGCTCTGGGGAAAAGAAGTCTGGGTTGACGTGAAGAGCAAGGATCATTACGGCCGCTACGTGGCAAATGTGAAGTCGGGGAACGAGGATGTGGCTCTCACCCTGGCAAAGAATGGTATGGCCTGGTACAATCAGAAGGCATTCTCACCGGCTGTCGCCGCTGCGGAGAAAGAGTCAAGAGCCAGCAGAACCGGCCTCTGGGCCTCTGAGAATCCCGTGTCTCCCTGGGCATTCCGCCAGGCGAAACTGGGTATCATTCCTGACAGAACAGGCAAGCCCGTAGGGATAAGCAAAGGCGGCTTCGGCTTCTCCGGTGTGACCGGCGGCTATGGCTACGCTCCCTGCGCGAAAGCCAGCTTCGGTGACAAGCCTATCGCCGGCGGGTATTTCGGCAGCAGCAAGGGTTATTATGGAAACGGCTCAGGTTATTACGCAGGAAGGGCACAGAGCTTCGGCGACAGCGGAGTCAAAAGAGGTTATTACGATAACGGCGGCAGAGGTTATAACGGCATCAGCAGGGGCTACGGCTTCAATCATAACGAAAAAGGTTACGGGTTCCCTCCCGTGAGCACTCCCCCCAAAGGATGGAGGAGCGTTGTCTCCACCACAACTCCCGGCTGTGGCGGACCCGCAGCTACCACCAGCCCGGGCTGCGGAAACTTCAAATTCGGCGACCCGCCCCTCAGCAGCAGTCCCGCAGCAGGCGGACCCGGCGGGAGCCGCTGGGACAGATAG